The following proteins come from a genomic window of Trifolium pratense cultivar HEN17-A07 linkage group LG4, ARS_RC_1.1, whole genome shotgun sequence:
- the LOC123882013 gene encoding DExH-box ATP-dependent RNA helicase DExH9-like isoform X2 has translation MVWEESIVMSPKNARFVFLSATVPNAKEFADWVAKVHQQPCHIVYTDYRPTPLQHYIFPSGNEGLYLVVDEKGKFREDSFQKALNALVPAADGDRKKENAKWQKGLVLGKAAEESDIFKMVKMIIQRQYDPVILFSFSKRECEFLAMQIITML, from the exons ATGGTTTGGGAAGAGAGCATTGTTATGTCGCCAAAGAATGCCCGTTTTGTCTTCCTATCTGCCACTGTCCCTAATGCCAAGGAATTTGCTGATTGGGTGGCAAAG GTGCACCAACAGCCTTGTCATATTGTTTATACAGATTACCGGCCAACTCCCCTTCAACATTATATTTTTCCTTCTGGAAACGAGGGTCTGTACTTGGTTGTTGACGAAAAGGGAAAATTTCGCGAAGACAGCTTTCAGAAAGCTTTGAATGCTCTTGTTCCTGCTGCTGATGGTGATAGGAAAAAAGAAAACGCCAAGTGGCAAAAAGGTTTGGTGCTGGGCAAGGCTGCTGAAGAAAGCGACATATTCAAGATGGTGAAAATGATCATCCAACGTCAATACGATCCCGTTATACTGTTCAGCTTTAGCAAGAGGGAGTGTGAATTTCTTGCAATGCAG ATAATCACAATGCTTTGA
- the LOC123882013 gene encoding DExH-box ATP-dependent RNA helicase DExH9-like isoform X1, giving the protein MVWEESIVMSPKNARFVFLSATVPNAKEFADWVAKVHQQPCHIVYTDYRPTPLQHYIFPSGNEGLYLVVDEKGKFREDSFQKALNALVPAADGDRKKENAKWQKGLVLGKAAEESDIFKMVKMIIQRQYDPVILFSFSKRECEFLAMQVSNMLPLLKRGIGVHHSGLLPILKEVIEIIFQEGLIKIITML; this is encoded by the exons ATGGTTTGGGAAGAGAGCATTGTTATGTCGCCAAAGAATGCCCGTTTTGTCTTCCTATCTGCCACTGTCCCTAATGCCAAGGAATTTGCTGATTGGGTGGCAAAG GTGCACCAACAGCCTTGTCATATTGTTTATACAGATTACCGGCCAACTCCCCTTCAACATTATATTTTTCCTTCTGGAAACGAGGGTCTGTACTTGGTTGTTGACGAAAAGGGAAAATTTCGCGAAGACAGCTTTCAGAAAGCTTTGAATGCTCTTGTTCCTGCTGCTGATGGTGATAGGAAAAAAGAAAACGCCAAGTGGCAAAAAGGTTTGGTGCTGGGCAAGGCTGCTGAAGAAAGCGACATATTCAAGATGGTGAAAATGATCATCCAACGTCAATACGATCCCGTTATACTGTTCAGCTTTAGCAAGAGGGAGTGTGAATTTCTTGCAATGCAG GTTTCAAACATGCTCCCCTTGCTGAAACGGGGAATTGGAGTGCATCACTCTGGATTACTCCCAATTCTAAAGGAAGTGATTGAGATCATATTTCAAGAAGGACTAATCAAG ATAATCACAATGCTTTGA